The genomic stretch ATAACAATGACAGCACCTGCATAAGACGGAGTAAGGGTAACGCAAATACACTAATCCATAATCCACCAATAATAAGATACCTGTATCATATCTTTGAGAGCAATCATCGATAATTGATATTacgtaaatttaattttttcatgaTTCGAGGTTTTCTGCCGCCTCTGATCTTGTATCATTCACATTTTCTTCCCTAGGTAAACCTTCCATATCTTCATCTTGTGCTTTGCTTTCATTGTTCCATAAATTCCATTGTTTAAACCTTTCCCGTTTCATGACATGAGCCAGCTCAAAATTTGTATTATGAACAACTACCGCTTTTTCACGCTCGCTGGTCGTTAATCGCTTATAAGTAGGCCcagaagaaaatttgttttcgTCAAGCGGACAGGGCCGTATATGGCTATATTTCAACAATGCATTGAAAACCGGCCGGTCATCctgcaatttatattttaaaacttgtcTCCATCGTTGCATGAAATTAAACGTTTTTTTGTTACTAAGCATTGCCATGAAACCGGTGGAATATATTGTTTCGTCCTCCATCTGTACCCACATATCACAACTTCCGGTAAAATAGGTAAAAGGATTCTTTAGCCAAACTGTATCAATATCGGAGTATAAGATATTTATGCCGTTTTCCAGATACTTCAGTATATGGGAGATTCTAGAAAATGCTATTTTCCTACGAGCATCAGTATCAAAATACATTTCctcttcaatgtcaaggtcacttcTCTCTACGTAGGCGTATTCTGCATAGTTTGCCATTATCTTCCTGAATACGTCACCATCTTCGGCTATGACTAAAATTTTAACGGGTATATCAAGACGAACAAAAAACCACCACCAGTTTtgaaagaaatcaaaatattCGTTATTAAATGTAAGAAGTATGGTCCAGTTATCAAATTCGTGTTGAGATGTATTGTGATGTAAACTGTTACCGCCTGAAGAATAGATATCCTCTTTGCCAGAAGCTGAATGATTTTTCATCGAGTACATCAGTTGCGGTGAGACAAAGTGTATTGTCCATATATTATAGGCACTGCGTCTTCTCTCAATGGACTGTGCCTTGACGTGATCGCGTATCAAAGCAACATCCACACAGCACAACAGCAGACGCACTATCAACAGTATAAATACAAGTTTATGAATATCCATAGCGACGTATTCATTTTGGTGTCTGAAACGTATCatgtttggatttattttcacggttattttgttgtttaagGAGATATTTCAATTGATACATTTCATTTGAATGTGACATCTGTTAACAAATGCAAATTGGTCAATAAATGGATTATTTTGTAACAACTGTTTCTTTCATAGAATTCCAATTCAATCAACGAAAGAAAGGACAGAAGTATGCACTTAAAATTCAATTAATGCagtaatatttgacatttttggaatcccagtttcagtttaatatgaGTAAGATACGctataaatgatacatttatttgaaacttcTTCGAAATGGAATGTCGTCATCTTCAATGTATTCCTAAAGTTAAAAGAACACAAAATATATTAGATCTAAAATATCAGATTTGCGAACGTCTAACTTGGCGATTTTCAGAACAAGGCAAGTATTTTTGATTATCATTGGTTATCAAATAACCGATGCCTCTAATCGATGCCTCAAATATCGATGCCTCAAATCGATGTGTTAAATAATTGATGCCTTAGCATCGATAATGGACTGATTTATCACGATTTAGAGTTCAGCTATGGAAGAATAGATCGACAAGGATATTAGCTCTAGTCGTTAAGTTTCcaagcatctgaacgacaagaATATTAACTCTAGTCGTTAAATTTTCAACTTAATGCAGGAACAAGGAAAGGACTTATGTGGCTTATTACAAAAAACTTATATACAGATTATCTGGGGTATAATAAATTAGGCAAAAAGCAAATTAGCATAGAATTGTTGTAATCATGTGTGGATGCATTTGAAATCtgtattatatttattcatttgtattttaaattgtatatgGTCGATTTATGTTGGTAAAGCTAGGTTTTGCCATATAACAATCTATTTTCAAGTAGCATTTTACCGCCAATACATAAGAGCGCGTTAAATTCAGGCATTCATGGAAATGAAGACGGTTCTAGCTTGTAGTCAGTTAATTTGCATTTGTTTTTGATATGACTCGACTTTTCAGTTCTAGTTTGTAACCAAATCATTCACATTTGTCAGTGATAATTACATTGTTTACAACTCGAATTTATTTTacaatactgtagaatctggtaaataaacgtatacgcttataataattatTGTGACACATTTATGCGCCTATATTTGATCTTACaataaatttctaacaaaatatactacaatgtaaaaatgaaaaatgtcataaaatgttactcaaatgtatataattatatcaaaattttaaccataTCCATTTATACACTAAATCAATTTAAGACGCTCTAACTTACATGAATGTTACTTTAAAGCCTGCCAAATTACAGACATGTACAAACAGCATTAATATTTGAGAATAATAAAGACTGACACGTTGTGACATATAGCTGATAGAAAAATTATTATATGCATCAGAAGACccaataaacatgtttattggGATGCCATTCAATCTAAATTGACTGTCACTTGAAATATGCGGACTTCTGGTTGTAGAAAGCAGCTGTAGACAGCACGTAATTCCATACCGCAATCATTTTCGAGTTTGGACACATCCTTCTTTTAAACAACTAGGGTAATGAACTGTTGTTGTCATTTATAAGGAATGTCTTGCGTGTGTGGATTTGTGATTTTGTTTTCGACTGTTTGGTTTCAAGTATCAATAAAAGCAACAACAAgaagaaataagataaaaaaaaaaataaataaaaggttttattttCGTAACACATGCATGCAATAGAAGCTATATAATGTACTGGTTTAACAAACGTAATGTTGTAATGATTTATTTACTTTTACCTTTCGATATTCAATATTATCTTCTTCATTACCAGGTGAATTCAACTTATTAACAGAGTCTACAATTACTTTGTAATCGCAAGAGGCACAAGTTCCGTTACGTATAACTGGGAACGATTAATTCATTGCGAAAAGCTAAATCAAAACTAAACAGGAGAATCTAATTGCAGACAAGTGTAGTCTACACTTGATTAAAGACATTCGGCATTTTCCGTTAAATTACGTATTTCTCCGTATATGATTTTGGAATTCTTCGGTTTGTTACGAAAAAGCAATTTTCTGTTATGGCTGAATGATACCGAAATAAAGTACGAGAATATTTAATCAAATGGGAAATTACGGATCCACTTCAAGACTTATTTACAGTCgtaatcaatataaaaaaaaaatgtttcgcgATTTTAAGCTTAATTTGaggaaaaaatgtataatatgtgCAATTAAATACCTCAGACAGACAAGGGTTGGAAATATTATTTTAGGTGTCATAGtgccaaaataaacattttgttttttaaagactCCTGGTGACTGCATTATAGCACCATCggcaaatacaaatattaaatattcgggaaagattttcttaaaaaagcttattagcttaCTACTCGATCCCTTGCCTTTTTAGAAGTGTATTGTAATCACATGctatttgtttaataaaatattgtttaaacaaaatacaaatgtgtGGCTTCAACTTAAGATTTGATAAGTAAAATCTGCATCGGTATAGACGGATAATAAAAATtacacttttttatatttttgcttttgtttctgaTACTAGAAACGTGCATACCACTTTAACACAACAGATAACTAATGCGATCATCATTCCTTCCATTTATTTCCCATAAATAATACAGCACAACATAGTTTAACCGTCTTGGCATAAGCGACATTAGCTTTCAGATAGGGAAATGAATATTCGATCATTTGCATGCCTAGCGTGAAATCATCTTAAAAGATTCTTAAAACAGTTAGCAAAGACAACCGCAAATGTGTGGAATTTGCATTTGATATCGGATTATTCCAATATATTGTAAAGTCTTATGAGTGATTCTTCCGCCTTTCGGATGAAATGATGTTAATCAATGTATTTTCCTCTATTCTATGTAATGTATCTATTCAGTGTCACGTAACCATTCCTTGTCCACTAAATAGGTCATGCATTATATCACATAAACTACAGACTATTTCATCTAGAATAGGTTGAGAAATTGAGGTGGAATCAGCCGGAATCAGCATTAACGGTCAATGGATATGTTTTATACATATACAACTGACCGAGCAATTCATAAGTAGTTGAAATTGTTTGTACCAGCGTAGAGGTTCATGAATTTTGACTAAGGGTACCAAAGGGGTATAAAATGTTTGGCACACTGTACTATAAGTGTACATAATATTTAATTCAGTGTATCACATGCGGTGTATAACTTAATTTGACACCTAGCATACCATACGGCTACCCAAAACCTGACCCAACACACCATAGGAGATATATTACTTCTGACTCTGTGCACTTTCTGGGTTTTGGTGAACTTACAACTTTCCCGGACGAGTGATGGAAGTTATATTGTCTTTCTCATGCGTCTTTGTGCAAATCttcaaagggcaaggtcaagggaaaatgttaatttttttttctcaaaacacgTCCATTGAGGGTCGAGCTTTTCATATGTATATTAACGTcttgattttttgatctctcaaaAATTATATTCTAATTCGAGGTGTGAGAAACTGTCCGTCTATATTCATCTGGACCACTATCGCGCTGACACTCTCAACCCATGTCTCCCTATATATAGTTACCTCCGcttataaaatcaaatgaaactgACAGTAATAATTATGTTACGAGTTCGAATATTCTGGAACATACTGGTACTTGAGGTTAACTTTGGGTTATAGGAGGTTAAAAAAGATTTAACAATAATCGGGACAAGGCTGTATTAGTGCAAACTGTAGCAGATCACggttatacattttgaaatatttttttcctctCGTTAGTTCCGGCATGAATCTCAAATAGCCAAACATGTGGTAGTGACGGAAAGCAAAGCTAAGCTAGGAAAAGGCGTTGAAGCAAATCAGAAGCCTTTACATCAGTaagatattacatttttattgaatGCTGAAgaatattgtttaatttgttaatttacaCTGAAACAATTTAAGGCCCAGTGAAAACTTTTCCGATTTAAATTGTAAATGAAAACCACTGGTGTCACTCAGGACATTATTTCGAATGTGGATCTCCTCCTAGGCCTAGACCTCTTGGTCTGACAGCTGCCTCAAATAATTATGTCTGCATTCTGGGTTGGGTTTGATTTCTTATAGTAGAagacttcatgtgaggaagtcatcaggctgacttacggaatgtcggtggttctactcaggtgcccgtccgtgatgaaaaAATGCTAGAAAGGGTACTGGAATCtttctctaccatcaaaagctggaaagtcgccatgtgaccatGTGCTGTGTCAGTGTAaccaaacacaaaaacaaaatcaagtaCTGCACAGGAAATACCTTGACAGTCTGAACAATCTCGAAGTAAGACAAAGAATCCTGGTAAGTATTAAGATTTACAGTTACATCCAAGGGAAGCCATTAAACGCATTTTGATCACAATTCAGTATGTTATTTGTCAGTGAatttctttgtttcaaataatgaaaaaaaaatacaataacatattGCATAAAATGAACTGCCAACTCATAACTTTTGAACATTGGCTATAAAAATAGATTGATATATCtctattttgcatgttttattttggcactaaaaacaacaacaacaacaaagaaaaaacagaTCGTTTTACTTAGGTCACttactgttccaaggcggtgcgcCTATTTTCAACTTGGTTTTTGTCCGTTTCGAATTTTATGTTTACGTATATTGTCTTGCTTGGTGTTGGTGTTTCTCTGCACTTTACCCCCATCTCTCCTTTGCATTTACGCCCCCTCTGGTTTAACTATGACTGAGGTTATGTGCCCTTCATAAGTCTGActgttttgtgtgtgttttcttGTGTACGTGCGTGTTTTCGCTGTTGTGGTTTGCGGTGTAGGGAGACTACGTTTCTAGAGAATggttttccctgttgaatattcatccttgctttttcccACTTTTCCCTCGACTTCCACACTTTTATCTAACCCTTAcccatttttgtaatttaaatgtaTACTTGTCGGATTTTAAGCAatccgtctgctatatttttccgttacagtttctttttgttgcggacctactttgcgatgtatggCTCTATGGCTGCCTTTAGGGTGCCCTGTTCTTTTGGGAAATCTTTCCTGACCGTTTTTCTTTTGTTCCAATCATTTATCATATTTCAGTTGCATGATCGCCCATTGTTTGGCGTAACAATTATGAAATATGCCTTTTTCACCAAATCATCTTTTACGTCGTTTGAATCTCTCCTGGTTAATGAACTCAATATGAACTCGCTATGCAAAACCATACTTGTAGTTGCACTACAATGCAGAATCGGTTTCCTGTTTATTTCATGCAAAGAATCTAAAGGGTATTTGATTTAATAGTTATTTGCACGAGCGACTAGCAGTTTAATGTAATAACTTTCGTAAGTTTAATTACACATTTTAAGATGACATGAGTTTTATTTACATAAAGTAATTATACCTTGGTAGCATATCAATGTCAAATTGATTAAGGTCGGCGACTTCGAAACCATGACGAAAGTTCGAAACCTCACTTTGGATGTAGAGAAGCAACACTTACGGAAagccagtggttctacccaggtgtccagTCAAGCCGGAAACAGCCTGGAGAGCAACTAGAGTCTtcattcgccattaaaagctggaaaactcgcaatatgccccccccccccccccccccacacacacaaaaataaatagtCAATTTGAGCTAATGCAAATATTCTTTACAGAAGATCTAgtgtttccgctcaataactgtCACTATTATACAGTATTTTGATAGTTTTGGTTAAATATATAATCATACCTAATGTAGTTACCAATAGATGCGCACAGGACTGAACTCTGTAACCCATGGCAACTAACCATGCGTGTTTTACGTCATTTCTGACGTGCTTTTACTCTGTGCCTTCTTAATAATTGTGATTAAATTACTCAAATCATCGAGTTCTTACCATTGCGTTTAGGTACATAAAAAACAAGTCATTAAACGGCTACGGCGTACCTTACATGGCTATTTGCACCCCTTATCTTGTGTTGGTATTAGGGATGTGTCTTTATATCATACGCTAGTAACAATGCGAAATGGTAAAATCTCCTACGAATAAAAAAAATCGTCGTTTACAGTTTTGGGTTTTACGAAATAATCCAATGAACTATAAATACGGGACCTGGTAAGGCGGATTGCCTTTGTTTTTAAGTCACTATTCTAGTTATCAAAGCACATGTACTATATTAAATGTTCCCCTATCGTTTTGTCATTTTGTCGTCGGAGGTGCCTTATAGTATGCCCCGTCCCCAACCCCGTTCGTCATCAGAATAGACGCTATGATAACCTTTAAGTTAAGATAGTTTTCAAGGCACTCgataaataaagagaaaaaaatattctgttctAGTTATAGCATTCCTATAATTCCATTTAAAACTAGTATTTACTTAACATCCTCATAAATGACATTTTCTGATATTATTTACTAACAAGtaatagagatagaccctaaaattttcattgatagtattacattaaataaagtctagaaattgattttcaagtccttgaaataatcaaaaatgatttcacaaatgtgaagtttatgatagttttgttaatatcaataacagaagttttaatttttaatttaaatttgtgatccacaaagaatgacaactcttgccttgggccagtacttataagtagagatctattagtttacttcccttgcaattacacaattgagtggaaaatgaaaactgttttagacacaatatcatacttttttacacaacaaaatcatttaagatttattcatttgtgtttgatttacctctcaagacatggttcctatgattctgtcaacttacatatggtaaaaaattaacttttaacaagccaataataaaatgaagtaccagtaggtaaatattAGTGCAGATAAtatagttttgcttgtatcaaagtgtcacaatagaaccacttttgtaatacaaaacacctggtaggattagtaaaggtgcaattatattgatctctatttcctatgcctacaagTAATTTAAGCACGATGTTTGTTGTCAAAATGAATTCCTTTTGCTGTCTGCGTGTGTCTGTTAGAGCACAGAACAGAACACACGTTTGCCGAATCAAAACGTTTGAAGGGAGACAAATAGAGTAAACATTATGGAATGATCATACTCCTAAGTAGTCACCCaaaatgtttattataacaaACGAATAAATcaacaaacagaaacaaaacaatcaaacatcatgattaaaatatttcgtcagtttaattaaaatcatgttaaacaattaacaaaaatcaAATCATTGCAATGATACGAGACAATTTAAAGTCTTTACACTGTATTCATTTCAGTCAGTATCGGAATATAGATACATAAAAATTTATGACGGTTGTAATTTAGTTTCACATGTCAGTGCTGTCCTCAAATAAAATCAAAGCTCGCATACGACTTCGTCACAAAAGTGGGATTTTTTTCTAGCCTCAGAAAACCATTAGATATTATTCAAAACCTAATTAAGCTAAATATAAAAACACAGAAACCGCCGACGCAATGATATGTACTTCTTCATTGTATGAAGGCTGAATCAATCATCAGTTTTATTAAAGTATCATGCAATTATCAAAGTATATGAAAAAACGAAACATCCAGTATTAAACGCACTTGCAGTTTCGCACCGTTTCTTTTGTATGTTTTGATAAACGTTTGCAAAGAGGCTTTAATTAGAAAGACGTTCCTCTCATTTGCCACGATGCCATTTCACCAAAATGACCCATGTTTGTATTCCTGTTGTGTTTAATCGACACCATTGGAGTGTTTGGCGGCAACAGAACCGAAGGATTGAGCCCCTTATCATTGCCCCATAGACAAGGTGGGAGGGCGATGTAACCTGTTTCATCAAACTTGTCATGTGTAACATTACCCTTTCCGTAAACAGGAACCTGTCGGCAAAGTAACTCCATCTCGTGTCCGGTATCGTTCCTGTACAATTCCATTGAGATACAAGCTGGTGCATGGCAATGTCCGCCAGCGTATATTAGCCGGATGTTGCTGACGGTCCATTTAAACGTGATTGTGTGGACACACTCACAGTCGTCACCGTCTGGGCAAGTTCCGGTACATGTGGTTCCGGGAGAAGGAGTCTTTTCTGGCCAGTTAGGATAACCTATAATAGGCTTCCCTGGAAGTGCAAAGGCAGGAGGAATGTCGTATTCCCCAGCCCATGCCTCAGTCTGGTAGTAGATACGTGGGAGGTCGTAATGGGATACTTGCTCACCGTTTGCTTCATATACTTGAAACCAAAATCGAAACTTCATGTGATATCTCAAAAGTTCAGGCCTGATTGGCTGATCCGCATCAAGCATAATGCGCTTGTGTTTGCAGCATCGTAGACCACCAGCATACTGCTTTGAGTTGCATGTTGGATTTCTTTGACTAAGTAGGTCACCAGCAGGAGGTGGTACGCAATTTTTTGTAAATGTGTCACATGAAGTACCATTTGTTTCGCACAGTTTGCCAATACTACCCAAATCACAGATGCAGTTTGGTTCCCCTTTAGCCATCAATGCCAAAACCCCTGACGTTTTGTTCTGGTGATATGCAAACAATTGGGTTGATCCGATAGCGGAGATCATGTTTATCTGGGATTGTGCTGACGGATCGAACGTGTAGTATTTCATTGTTTTTCCTTTTAGGGGTCGTGTCAACATAACTGTCCTTATTCCATCTGCAACTTTGCTGGATACTACTGTAACACTAGTTTCCAGCGGATCACCGGGGCAGTGCTCAGCTTCACTTCCGCATGTACCAATCTGGCGTTCGTAAACTCCCGTCGAATTCACGATAATTGTATATGGAGAGTCAGCCATGTGACTTGCGTTGAATCCGATTCCAAACCAAACATTAGATGGACCGGAGATAGTGATCATTGCTGTTGTACTATTAAGATCAATGGTGGCCTTTGTTCCGATGTCAAATTGCAGAGTGCCAGATCTGGCGGATGAGGTAGAACATTGGGCAGAGCTCGGAAATCTATTGTATGTAACTGTCCATGTACCGTCCGATGAGGATTGTACTGTGCAACCATGTGGGACTGCATTTGTAGGAGAAGATACCGTCACCTTCTTATCTGCCTTAATTCCTAGCATTTCAACAGAGCTGAAACACTCAACATCACTCCCAACTGTTGCAGTTTTACAGGATGCCTGCGATACACAAGTGTAATGATGACTTACAATCTTTGTTTGTGCATCCTTGCCATATATTAACGGATCCCCACCATATCGACTGTTACATGGACATTCCAGTAATCCGGAGTAGGGCGATCCACCTTTCGGCATTCCACGTCCATATCTTGCTTGTTTGGGTTCAGGCCCCGGTACTGTGTGATCAGTACAGTTATGAATATCTTTCGGTGTAACACCACAGTCACGGTTCCTTGTATCTATCTGCATTGGGGTAATGTGCCACGTATTTGGAGAGTCAATCAACTGAGCATATCCGGTTGGATATCCGTGGAAACTCTTCCTTGACTCACCACCATTACCTTCGCTAAACATTTGACTGGTTGGTATGTTTCTATTAATGCGTTCTCCGACTGATGGTTTGTCTACGGCCATCCATTTCATTGGCGAACCGTGAGCACTTACGTCATTGGGATCTGGGTTAGGTATGCGGACCATTTCGGAATGATCTCCAGTCATCCAAGCCATATAGTGGTGGTTATATGCCCAGTTAATCGGAACGGAGACATCAGCATCAGGGTTGACGCCAGGTTGACCTACTGGCGATACCATGACCTGGTCTTGTTCGTAGCCTGTAATTGCCATGACTTTtcctgaaaatataataaagattCTGTGTTAAGGCCATAACTAttcctgaaaaataaatatattgaaattaacaGACTTACTGtttcatttgtaaaattctcCACAGTTTTGCACTGACTTGGTAAAGTTGGAACATATCTAGAATTAAGAAAGGGTTTTGCTTTGTACAGTATTGTCCTACCAACCACCGTTCTACTGATTTTGTAAATTCGTATGTTTTGTCTACGGGTATTACTTTGTCTTTGTATATCTCTAAACATTTAGGGAAGTAAACATCAATGCATTAAGTTGTTTCTTTTTGTGGTGCAGCCTTCTGAGCGCCATTTgtatatttttccttgttttttcaTCTTGATGCGTTTAGTATTATACAATGGCAGCGATTAAATATCACTAACTTAACTAAATGCAATGTATCATGAAAGAACTCAATTGGAGAAAACATGCATGTTCTTCTTGTTCTGAGGCTGCTGCTGACTTTtcattaaataagaaaaaaggtCGCTGTATCACATTTGCTCGTCGCATATGTCGCCTGAAGATGCTGTACTTTGTTTTCCTCTATCAAACATTATACGAATAAATATTAAGTCATATGATTACCAATAGATTACACTGGATGTCTAACCAGTACTTTATGTACTCTCTGATAATTACCAGATGTCAAACAGAGACATGTCACCATAGAGGCACCTGTCAATATTGTTTCGGGAAAACTCATTCCCGAGAGTACCACTCTCAAATATTATACAGCTATCGCTTTGTGGTTAGTTGAACATACAGGACTGCTTGTGACTTGTAATAACAGCTTTGTTGTTTGATCATTTAACATTCTTATGAATAATACAGCGATACATTTGGATGAAGACTCATTAAAAGCATATTACTGGACGAATTGATAGGCAATATGTATTTTGGATGAattcaataattattatattctgtTTTGTAATGGAAAATTAATACATGATCTTttccattttatacatattttttctcattAGAAATAGGAAAACAATACAGACGGGCATGACTTCATCGATAAAATTCATACAGAAATTTAACTAAATGCGGGTGTTTTTATAGACCAATGGCTTTTATCGTTGGTAAAATAATCGACGGTGACTTGGTATTAATGATAATCGCCGACATGAAGAGAGAACTACAATAGTTATAATGGTAAAATATTGACCATAACAAAAAGACTACAGAAAAAATCTTGTACCTTTAAACCTGTCGATGATTTCCTTTGGAAGAGGGTTGTTGCCTTGGTCTGTCCAGAAAACCTCCCCATAATGTGTGGCAATTTCTGGAGAGTATACATCGAAATATTCGTGACCTTTGCTTGTGTAATCATCATTGAATGGTACCCCCTGGTTTCCCCCACTTGCTACCAGGTATTTACCATTCATGTTGCCGCCGCTTGCGTGTcctgaataaaatatataaagtcagtAACTTAACTTAACTTAACTTAACACTTAGAAAGTGATAGtatgttttttatataattttctaaggACTAACAATTACAATCGGTACGTTTTGAATTTGTATCTATACAGTTTCCTTTGCTACCTTAATATTGCAGTGTTTGTTCCGACAGAGTCAGAGGAGACGGGAGACAAAAGTGAAGCGttttttgttcaaagaattattGCAAGTAACGGATACAAAATGACATATTTGGTGTTGGTGTACAGGGCAACTATGTAATTACCAGCTCACCTGAATAATGATTAAACAATAACCAATTTATTATCAAAATCACTGCTGCCCTCGAGCCTTAACTACTTGCAAGAGGTATATAAGCCTTAACTACTTGCAAGAGGTATATAAGTCTTAACTACTTGCAAGAGGTATATAAGCCTTAACTATTTGCAAGAGGTATATAAGCCTTAACTACTTGCAAAAGGTATATAAGCCTTAACTACTTGCAAGAGGTATATAAGTCTAAACTACTTGCAAAAGGTATATAAGTCTTAAC from Mercenaria mercenaria strain notata chromosome 16, MADL_Memer_1, whole genome shotgun sequence encodes the following:
- the LOC123540021 gene encoding uncharacterized protein LOC123540021, with protein sequence MDIHKLVFILLIVRLLLCCVDVALIRDHVKAQSIERRRSAYNIWTIHFVSPQLMYSMKNHSASGKEDIYSSGGNSLHHNTSQHEFDNWTILLTFNNEYFDFFQNWWWFFVRLDIPVKILVIAEDGDVFRKIMANYAEYAYVERSDLDIEEEMYFDTDARRKIAFSRISHILKYLENGINILYSDIDTVWLKNPFTYFTGSCDMWVQMEDETIYSTGFMAMLSNKKTFNFMQRWRQVLKYKLQDDRPVFNALLKYSHIRPCPLDENKFSSGPTYKRLTTSEREKAVVVHNTNFELAHVMKRERFKQWNLWNNESKAQDEDMEGLPREENVNDTRSEAAENLES
- the LOC123540595 gene encoding uncharacterized protein LOC123540595 yields the protein MAGLTGSPKFLLTLLSLVSLWFLQGHASGGNMNGKYLVASGGNQGVPFNDDYTSKGHEYFDVYSPEIATHYGEVFWTDQGNNPLPKEIIDRFKGKVMAITGYEQDQVMVSPVGQPGVNPDADVSVPINWAYNHHYMAWMTGDHSEMVRIPNPDPNDVSAHGSPMKWMAVDKPSVGERINRNIPTSQMFSEGNGGESRKSFHGYPTGYAQLIDSPNTWHITPMQIDTRNRDCGVTPKDIHNCTDHTVPGPEPKQARYGRGMPKGGSPYSGLLECPCNSRYGGDPLIYGKDAQTKIVSHHYTCVSQASCKTATVGSDVECFSSVEMLGIKADKKVTVSSPTNAVPHGCTVQSSSDGTWTVTYNRFPSSAQCSTSSARSGTLQFDIGTKATIDLNSTTAMITISGPSNVWFGIGFNASHMADSPYTIIVNSTGVYERQIGTCGSEAEHCPGDPLETSVTVVSSKVADGIRTVMLTRPLKGKTMKYYTFDPSAQSQINMISAIGSTQLFAYHQNKTSGVLALMAKGEPNCICDLGSIGKLCETNGTSCDTFTKNCVPPPAGDLLSQRNPTCNSKQYAGGLRCCKHKRIMLDADQPIRPELLRYHMKFRFWFQVYEANGEQVSHYDLPRIYYQTEAWAGEYDIPPAFALPGKPIIGYPNWPEKTPSPGTTCTGTCPDGDDCECVHTITFKWTVSNIRLIYAGGHCHAPACISMELYRNDTGHEMELLCRQVPVYGKGNVTHDKFDETGYIALPPCLWGNDKGLNPSVLLPPNTPMVSIKHNRNTNMGHFGEMASWQMRGTSF